In Sphingobacterium sp. PCS056, the following proteins share a genomic window:
- the nadD gene encoding nicotinate (nicotinamide) nucleotide adenylyltransferase, producing the protein MAKVGLFFGSFNPVHVGHLIIANYMANYTELDEVWFVVSPQNPFKKKESLGNMYDRLEMVNLAIEDTDNLKVSAIEFGLPQPSYTIDTLTHLAEKYPSHDFVLIMGEDNLETFSKWKNSDVILRDYHIYVYPRPGYSGNTMKDHPSITMTQTPMMELSSTFLRKSIKEGKNIKFYTPDKVLDFIEKKGLYS; encoded by the coding sequence ATGGCTAAGGTTGGTTTATTCTTCGGATCTTTTAATCCCGTGCATGTAGGTCATTTAATTATTGCTAATTATATGGCTAATTATACAGAATTGGACGAAGTATGGTTTGTGGTATCGCCACAAAATCCGTTTAAGAAGAAGGAAAGCCTAGGAAATATGTACGATCGGCTGGAGATGGTCAATCTAGCGATAGAAGATACCGACAATTTAAAAGTGAGTGCTATCGAGTTTGGTTTGCCACAACCCTCTTATACCATTGATACGTTGACGCATCTAGCTGAGAAATATCCTTCACATGATTTTGTTTTGATTATGGGGGAGGACAACTTGGAAACCTTTTCCAAATGGAAGAACAGTGATGTCATCTTAAGAGATTACCACATCTACGTCTATCCAAGACCAGGATATAGTGGCAATACCATGAAAGACCATCCATCGATCACGATGACTCAGACACCTATGATGGAACTATCTTCAACTTTTCTAAGAAAATCGATCAAAGAAGGTAAAAATATCAAATTCTATACTCCAGACAAAGTCTTAGATTTTATCGAGAAAAAAGGCTTATATTCATAA
- the gmk gene encoding guanylate kinase — translation MAGKLIIFSAPSGAGKTTIVKSLLSKHSDKLEFSISASTREPRGEEIDGKDYYFISKEDFLHKIAKQEFIEFEEVYSGTFYGTLRSEVERIWAKGKHVIFDIDVIGGLRLRSKFPDEALSIFVQPPSLEVLKERLRGRGTDSEEKLQERFAKAESELSYADKFDVILKNYDLDVAVVEAEKLVMEFLNK, via the coding sequence ATGGCAGGTAAGTTAATTATATTCTCCGCACCATCGGGCGCAGGTAAAACAACAATAGTAAAAAGTTTATTAAGTAAACATAGTGATAAGTTGGAATTTTCCATTTCAGCAAGTACACGAGAGCCTCGCGGTGAAGAAATAGATGGTAAAGATTATTACTTTATTTCAAAAGAAGACTTTCTGCATAAAATTGCCAAACAAGAATTTATCGAATTTGAAGAAGTTTACTCCGGTACCTTTTATGGCACACTGCGTTCGGAAGTAGAACGCATCTGGGCAAAAGGTAAACACGTTATATTTGATATTGATGTGATCGGTGGATTACGCTTACGTTCTAAGTTCCCAGATGAGGCCCTATCTATTTTTGTGCAACCTCCATCCCTGGAAGTATTAAAAGAACGTCTTCGTGGAAGAGGAACCGATTCTGAAGAAAAATTACAGGAACGATTTGCAAAAGCAGAATCAGAATTATCGTATGCTGATAAATTTGATGTCATATTGAAAAATTATGACTTGGATGTAGCAGTAGTTGAGGCAGAAAAATTGGTGATGGAATTTTTGAACAAATAG